The following DNA comes from Streptomyces sp. NBC_00273.
AGGGCCACCTCCACGCTGTCCCAGGCGGCGAGCGCCGCTCCCCGCAGGGCCTCGAACGGTCCCTCGGCGGCCGGCCGGGCGTGCAGTTCGGCGACGAACCGCGACTCGACCAGCTCCTGGAGGGCGAAGACGACCTCCTCCTTGTTGGCGAAGTAGCGGAAGAAGGTGCGCTGGGACACGTTCACGGCGTCGGTGATCTCGTCGACGGTGGTGCGCTCGTACCCCTGGGACAGGAACAGCACGAGGGCGGCGCGCAGCAGCGCGTTCCGCGTGCGCCGTTTCTTGCGTTCGCGCAGTCCGGTCACCGGCGCGGCCGTCGGCGACCGCTCGTCGGTCAGCACCGCGGGGCTCCCTTCTGACGCCGAGTGGGCGGTCAGCGTACCGGTGACCGACGGGGTCGCGACTGCTGCGTTAAGCCGTTTGCGACGTGCCGTCCGAGGTCCTCCGCCGGCCGGTATGAGCGCCCGCGCACGACACGTTCGGGTGCGGGTCCGGCCGGCTCCACACCTCGGCCAGGGCGGTTGTGGGCCCGGCCCCGCGACTCCCGGAAGCGTCAACTCCGTACGTACGAAGGCCATGCCGACGGGTTCCGCCGGGGCTGTCGCCTATCCGGGTGGACCCGCCCCGGGCCTCTTCCGCCCGCCCGTCGCCGCAGGTCAGCGTGGTGTCGGCGGAGCTTTCGGAAACGGTCCGGGTGCCCGCCGTCCACAAGGAGTTGACCCGTCATGCGTACGTGTCGAAGCAATCGCGCCACCATCACGACCACCCTCGCCGCGACCGTCCTGGCCCTCACCGCCCTCCTCCCGAGTACGGCGACCACGGCGCACGCCGCGGGCCCGCCCACCCTCGGGGCCTGCGCGACCGGGCAGCTGTGCCTGTGGGCTAAACCGGAGTTCAAGGGAGCGCGGCAGACGCACGAGCTCAGCAACCTGGACGTCAACAGCTGCACCGCGCTGCCGGCCGGGACCAGCGCCCAGTCGCTCACCAACCGCACCGGGCGCCCGGTGACCACCTACCAGTCGGCCGAGTGCGCGGAGACGGGCGAGTTCCAGACCTATCCGGGTGACGGGGTCTGGCTGCCCCAGTCGCCCTACCAGGTGCGGGCGTTCAAGGTGTGGGAGAGGTAGCTTCCCGCTGCGCCGGGGCGTTCGGCGGGTCGGCCGCGGCCACCTCGGCCGTCGTGCCGCCCAGCCGGGCGACCTCGCCGCGCAGCGCCCGTACCTCGTCCTGCAGCTCCCGGATGGCCGCCAGCTGGAGCATGTCCGCCCGGTCGTCGCGTTCGAAGCGGGAGATGAACCACGCGGCGATGTTGGCGGTCACCACACCGAGCAGGGCGATCCCGGACAGCATCAGACCGACGGCCAGGACCCGGCCGAGGCCGGTGGTCGGCGAATGGTCCCCGTAGCCGACCGTCGTCATCGTGGTGAAGGACCACCACACGGCGTCGCCCAGGTTCTTGATGTTCCCGTCGGGGGCGTCCCGCTCCACGCTGAGCACCGCCAGCGAGCCGAACATCAGCAGCCCCACGACGGCACCGGCCACGTACGTCGTCAGCTGGATCTGCGGGGCCATCCGGGCCCGCCGGCCCACCAGCATCAAGGTGGCGACCAGCCGCAGCAGGCGCAGCGGCTGCACGAGCGGCAGCACCACGGCGGCCAGGTCCAGCCAGTGGGTCCGGACGAAGTGCTTGCGGTCCGCCGCGAGGGCCAGGCGGACCAGGTAGTCGACGGCGAAGGCGCCCCACACCACCCATTCGACGTGCGTGCAGGCCCGGTGCACCTCCGCGCGCGCGTCGGGGGCGACGATGGGCACGGCGTACGCCACGGCGAACGCCACGGCGAGCAGGAGCAGCGGGGTCTGGCTCCGCCGCTCCCACACCAGCTGGCGGGAGGGTTCCTTCATGCCGAGCATCGTAAGGAATCCATAAAGGTGGGCGGGCCCCGGCCGGAGCCGGGACCCGCCCACCACGCCTACCGCGCAGCGACTACGCGTCGCCGCCCGCCGCGCCCGGGTCCGCCGCCGTCACGTCCAGCAGCTGGTACCGGTCGACCGCCTGCTTCAGCACCGAGCGGTCGACCTTCCCCGCCCGGGCGAGCTCGGTGAGCGTCGCCAGGACCACCGACTGGGCGTCGATGTGGAAGAAGCGCCGCGCGGCACCACGGGTGTCCGCGAAGCCGAAGCCGTCCGCGCCCAGCGAGGTGTACGCGCCCGGCACCCACCGCGAGATCTGGTCCGGAACCGCCCGCATCCAGTCCGAGACCGCCACGAACGGCCCCTCCGCACCCGACAGCTTCCGCGTCACGTACGGGACGCGCTGCTCCTCCTCCGGGTGGAGCAGGTTGTGCTCCTCGACCTCGACCGCCTCGCGCCGCAGCTCGTTCCAGGAGGTCGCCGACCAGACGTCCGCCCGGACGCCCCAGTCGGCCGCCAGGATCCGCTGCGCCTCCAGCGCCCACGGCACCGCCACGCCCGAGGCCATCAGCTGCGCCCCGATCGTGCCCTCGGTGCCCTGCGACACCCGGTGGATGCCGCCCAGGATGCCGTCCACGTCGACGTCCGCCGGCTCGGCCGGGTGCTGGATCGGCTCGTTGTAGACGGTCAGGTAGTAGAAGACGTCCTCCGCCTCCGGGCCGTACATCCGCCGCAGACCGTCCTTGACGATGTGCGCGATCTCGTAGCCGTAGGCCGGGTCGTACGCCACGCAGCCCGGGTTCGTCGAGGCCAGCAGCTGCGAATGGCCGTCGGCGTGCTGGAGGCCCTCACCCGTGAGGGTGGTCCGTCCGGCGGTCGCACCGAGCACGAAACCGCGTGCGAGCTGGTCGGCCATCTGCCAGAACTGGTCACCCGTGCGCTGGAACCCGAACATCGAGTAGAAGACGTAGACCGGGATCAGCGGCTCGCCGTGCGTCGCGTACGCCGAACCCGCGGCGATCAGCGAGGCCGTGCAGCCCGCTTCCGAGATGCCGTCGTGCAGCATCTGGCCCGTCGGGGACTCCTTGTACGCGAGCAGCAGGTCGCGGTCGACCGCTTCGTACTGCTGGCCCAGCGGGTTGTAGATCTTGGCGCTCGGGAAGAAGGCGTCCATGCCGAAGGTGCGGTACTCGTCGGGCGCGATCAGCACGAAGCGCTTGCCGATCTCCTTGTCCCGCATCAGGTCCTTCAGGATGCGCACGAAGGCCATGGTCGTGGCGATCGACTGCTGCCCGGAGCCCTTCTTGGCGGCCGCGTACGTCTTGTCGTCCGGCAGCTGCAGCGGCTTCGCGCGCACCACGCGGGTCGGCACGTACCCGCCCAGCGCGCTGCGCTGGTCGTGCATGTACTGGATCTCGGGGGACTTCGGGCCCGGGTGGTAGTACGGCGGGGCCCCGCCCTCCAGCTGCGCGTCCGTGATCGGGATGTGCAGACGGTCGCGGAAGCGCTTGAGGTCGTCGACCGTCAGCTTCTTCATCTGGTGCGTCGCGTTGCGGCCCTCGAAGTTCGGGCCGAGCGTCCAGCCCTTGACCGTCTGGGCCAAGATCACCGTCGGCTGGCCCTTGTGGGCCTTGGCCGCCGCGTACGCCGCGTAGACCTTCTTGTGGTCGTGACCGCCGCGGCCCAGGTGCTGGATCTGCTGGTCGGACATGTTCTCGACCATCGAGCGCAGCCGCTGGTCGCCGCCGAAGAAGTGCTCGCGGATGTACGCGCCCGACTCGGTGGCGTACGTCTGGAACTGCCCGTCGGGGGTGGAGTTCATCTTGTTGACGAGGATGCCGTCGCGGTCCTGGGCCAGCAGCGGGTCCCACGAGCGGTCCCAGATCAGCTTGATGACGTTCCAGCCGGCGCCCCGGAAGATCGACTCCAACTCCTGGATGATCTTGCCGTTGCCGCGCACCGGGCCGTCGAGGCGCTGCAGGTTGCAGTTGACGACGAAGGTCAGGTTGTCCAGACCCTCGCGCGCCGCGATCGACAGCTGGCCCAGCGACTCCGGCTCGTCCATCTCGCCGTCGCCGAGATACGCCCAAACGTGGGACTTGGAGGTGTCGGCGATACCGCGCGCCTCCATGTACCGGTTCATCCGCGCCTGGTAGATCGCACCGAGCGGACCGAGGCCCATCGAGACGGTCGGGAACTCCCAGAAGTCCGGCATCAGCCGCGGGTGCGGGTAGCTCGAAAGGCCGTACGGGGCCTTCGACTTCTCCTGGCGGAACGAGTCGAGCTGCTGCTCGGTGAGTCGGTCCAGGAGGTAGGCGCGGGCGTAGATACCGGGGGAGGCGTGCCCCTGGAAGAAGATCTGGTCGCCGCCGTCGCCCTCGTCCTTGCCCCGGAAGAAGTGGTTGAAGCCCACGTCGTAGAGGGAGGCGGAGGAGGCGAACGTGGCGATGTGGCCGCCGACGCCGATCCCGGGACGCTGGGCGCGCGAGACCATGACGGCCGCGTTCCACCGGGTGGCGTTGAGGACCTTGCGCTCGATCTCCTCGTTGCCGGGGAAGAACGGCTCGTCCCGGGTGGCGATCGTGTTGACGTAGTCCGTGCTGCGCATCTCCGGCACGGCCACGCGCTTCTCGCGGGCCCGCTCGATCAGCCGCAGCATCAGGTAGCGGGCGCGTTCACGGCCCCGCTCGTCGACTGCGGCGTCGAGCGAGTCGAGCCACTCCTGGGTCTCCTCCGGATCGAAGTCCGGGACCTGACTCGGGAGGCCGCCAATGATGATCGGATTGCGATCGGGTGCGGAAGCCACGCTGTTCCTTCGCTGTCGGGGGGAGTCGTGCCTTGGGGGTTCGCCGCCTCCCATGCTCTTACGCCGGGCCGAAATCTTCATCTTTACCACCGGGTAATCCCTGGAAACCGCAGGGAACCCGGTGGAACCGGTGGGGGAAGGGTCGGCGGGGATCCGTAGCGAGTCGGGTCAAACCGCAACCTTGCATCCAAGTCGGGCGCTCGCTTCGTACGACCGTTCGTCCCTCAAACAGGTAGGAAAGTCCTCAAGCGTCGACGATGATGCCGAATGAGCTGGAATGGTGTGGGATGAATCACGAGAGGTGCACACGGGAAGGCTGAAAGTTGCGGCGAGACGGCCGCAATCGTCACCGTTTCGACGGTCTCGACGGCCGGGTACTTGCGCGATCCGCCGCGCCCGTGTGGACTACGCCCAATGCTGCGCGTACGCGCGCCGCCGAAGACATTCACCGAACATGAGCAGGAGGCACCCCGTGAGCGCGACCGCGGACCACGCGGAGAGCCTGGCCGCCCGGCTGGGTTTCCAGTCCGAACAGGTGGTCCAGGAGATCGGCTACGACGAAGACGTCGATCAGGAATTCCGTGACGCCGTCGAGAAGCTCGTCAGCGAGCTCGCCGACGAGGA
Coding sequences within:
- a CDS encoding potassium channel family protein; its protein translation is MKEPSRQLVWERRSQTPLLLLAVAFAVAYAVPIVAPDARAEVHRACTHVEWVVWGAFAVDYLVRLALAADRKHFVRTHWLDLAAVVLPLVQPLRLLRLVATLMLVGRRARMAPQIQLTTYVAGAVVGLLMFGSLAVLSVERDAPDGNIKNLGDAVWWSFTTMTTVGYGDHSPTTGLGRVLAVGLMLSGIALLGVVTANIAAWFISRFERDDRADMLQLAAIRELQDEVRALRGEVARLGGTTAEVAAADPPNAPAQREATSPTP
- a CDS encoding TetR/AcrR family transcriptional regulator codes for the protein MLTDERSPTAAPVTGLRERKKRRTRNALLRAALVLFLSQGYERTTVDEITDAVNVSQRTFFRYFANKEEVVFALQELVESRFVAELHARPAAEGPFEALRGAALAAWDSVEVALSEVVPVDLYMRSYRLIESTPALLAVHLRRSTELEERISRLIGAREGLDVDADPRPRVAVAAFCGVMRVTGRLWGRGEDTSVESIRVLTESYLDRIGPALTSSWRGSA
- the aceE gene encoding pyruvate dehydrogenase (acetyl-transferring), homodimeric type, with translation MASAPDRNPIIIGGLPSQVPDFDPEETQEWLDSLDAAVDERGRERARYLMLRLIERAREKRVAVPEMRSTDYVNTIATRDEPFFPGNEEIERKVLNATRWNAAVMVSRAQRPGIGVGGHIATFASSASLYDVGFNHFFRGKDEGDGGDQIFFQGHASPGIYARAYLLDRLTEQQLDSFRQEKSKAPYGLSSYPHPRLMPDFWEFPTVSMGLGPLGAIYQARMNRYMEARGIADTSKSHVWAYLGDGEMDEPESLGQLSIAAREGLDNLTFVVNCNLQRLDGPVRGNGKIIQELESIFRGAGWNVIKLIWDRSWDPLLAQDRDGILVNKMNSTPDGQFQTYATESGAYIREHFFGGDQRLRSMVENMSDQQIQHLGRGGHDHKKVYAAYAAAKAHKGQPTVILAQTVKGWTLGPNFEGRNATHQMKKLTVDDLKRFRDRLHIPITDAQLEGGAPPYYHPGPKSPEIQYMHDQRSALGGYVPTRVVRAKPLQLPDDKTYAAAKKGSGQQSIATTMAFVRILKDLMRDKEIGKRFVLIAPDEYRTFGMDAFFPSAKIYNPLGQQYEAVDRDLLLAYKESPTGQMLHDGISEAGCTASLIAAGSAYATHGEPLIPVYVFYSMFGFQRTGDQFWQMADQLARGFVLGATAGRTTLTGEGLQHADGHSQLLASTNPGCVAYDPAYGYEIAHIVKDGLRRMYGPEAEDVFYYLTVYNEPIQHPAEPADVDVDGILGGIHRVSQGTEGTIGAQLMASGVAVPWALEAQRILAADWGVRADVWSATSWNELRREAVEVEEHNLLHPEEEQRVPYVTRKLSGAEGPFVAVSDWMRAVPDQISRWVPGAYTSLGADGFGFADTRGAARRFFHIDAQSVVLATLTELARAGKVDRSVLKQAVDRYQLLDVTAADPGAAGGDA
- a CDS encoding peptidase inhibitor family I36 protein, with translation MRTCRSNRATITTTLAATVLALTALLPSTATTAHAAGPPTLGACATGQLCLWAKPEFKGARQTHELSNLDVNSCTALPAGTSAQSLTNRTGRPVTTYQSAECAETGEFQTYPGDGVWLPQSPYQVRAFKVWER